The Bacteroidales bacterium DNA segment ATTGCGTTTATATCGACTGTAGTTGTATGTTTTTTATTTAGGCATCTAATTTATTATTTTTTAATAAATTATCCAAAGGACTTGTAATCTTTTTATTATTAATTTCAATTGTTTTTGTATAAATCTCAGTTGTCTTCGGATTGTTATGCCCAAGCATATTTTGTATATGACGCATATTTACTCCGTTTTGAATGCAATGTGTTGCAAATGAATGCCTTAAAGTGTGAACTGTTGCCCACGGATTTGAATTTGTATTTTTAACGGCTCTTCTGAAAATATATCGAATGCTCGACACACTATATTTTCCGCCTGTTTGCCCTTCAAATAACCAATATGAGGGCTTATAGCTTTTGTAGTATTTTCTTAACAGTATAATAAGGTGTTCAGATAATATTGTTTTTCTGTCTTTTTTTCCTTTTGAATCTTTTACATAAATATATCCGTCTTTTGAATTAATATCTGCAATTCGCAGGTTCGTAAGTTCAGATATTCTTAATCCCGCACTGTAAATTGTCCAAAGTATTGCTCTGTGTTTAAGGTTGTCAGGGCTTTGTATGATTTTCATTACTTCTTCTTCACTTAATACATTAGGAATTGTAACGCTTCTTTTCGGTCTTCTGATTTCATAATATTCCCTGGGAATTTCCAAAACGTATTCATAGTATGCTTTTATTGCATTAATTATCTGGTTTTGATAACTTTCACTTATTTTATTTTCTTTTATAAGTTGATAAATAAAACTTTCAATTTGTTCTTTCGTTATCTGTTTTACATCCGAATTCATAAATCTTGAAAAAAATACCGTAAGCATATTTTTGTATGTATTAATTGTTGATTTGCTCATTCCTTTCAAGGTCAAAACTTTTTCCAAGTTGTTTAATGCTTCAATTCCTGACTCTGATAACTTTCTGCTCTTAATTTCTCTCGGTGCAATTTCTTCTTTTATAATGCACTCGTTTCCGAAAATATTCTTTAAGTAGTTTAAATTTTCTTTGGTGTTTATTATTGACCAAAGTTTTTGTGAAGGATGCCAAAAGCTTGAATTTAAAGATTTTACTTTTTTACGAAAATCAAACCTTTTATAAGGGATGTAGATTTTAATTCTTTTCGCATTTATTCTCGGATTGTAAATAACAACTTTCATCTTTATTGGAATTTTCATGTTTAAATTTCCAAAAATATAGAATAAGTTACTATTTTATATGCTTATTATAAAATAATTACATAATTAAAAGAATATAACAGTTAATAACCGATAATAACGGTTAAAGTATTAAAATAAAAACTGTATCTTTGAAATTAAAAATAAAAAGATGCAACGAAAATGCAAAATGTGTAAAGAGCCGATTTTTGGAAGAAGCGATAAGATATTCTGTTCGGTTTATTGTAAATCTGAATATCATTTGAAATTAAGGAGAGCAACAAATGTTGAAGTAAGGGAAATTAATAAAATTTTAGCAAGAAACAGATCAATTTTACTTGAGATTTTAGGAAAAAATTCCGTACAGAGAAAAGTTAAAAGATTGATACTTGACAAAAAGAAGTTTAATTTTAAATATCATACTCATATTTTAAAAAACATTAGAGGGAAGTTGTTTTTTTATATCTATGACCTTGCTTGGATGGAGTTTTCTGATAACGAAATTTTAATTGTAAGAAAAAGATAAGAGTTCTCCGAATTTATAATTTACAGGACTTTGTTTTAATAAATTTTATTTTTCTGCTTGAAATTTTAATATTATAAATTCCGTTATTAAGCATAGGTTCACCGTCTATATGATATTTTTGGAATGAAGTTTTAATAATCAATTCAGATGAATTGTTGTTGAATTCAATATATCTTGAGTTTTTTAATTTTCCTGTAAACAGCTTGATAATAAACCCCGGATATATGAAAACAGGAAAAGGTTTTACAAGCACCGCAACATAATTATTGCTGTTAGGTTTTGCCGACGGTGCAATGCGAGCATTATTGCCGAATTGAGAGGTATTTGCAATAACAACCATATTGAATTTACCTGTAATTGTATTGTTTTCAAATGTA contains these protein-coding regions:
- a CDS encoding site-specific integrase, which gives rise to MKIPIKMKVVIYNPRINAKRIKIYIPYKRFDFRKKVKSLNSSFWHPSQKLWSIINTKENLNYLKNIFGNECIIKEEIAPREIKSRKLSESGIEALNNLEKVLTLKGMSKSTINTYKNMLTVFFSRFMNSDVKQITKEQIESFIYQLIKENKISESYQNQIINAIKAYYEYVLEIPREYYEIRRPKRSVTIPNVLSEEEVMKIIQSPDNLKHRAILWTIYSAGLRISELTNLRIADINSKDGYIYVKDSKGKKDRKTILSEHLIILLRKYYKSYKPSYWLFEGQTGGKYSVSSIRYIFRRAVKNTNSNPWATVHTLRHSFATHCIQNGVNMRHIQNMLGHNNPKTTEIYTKTIEINNKKITSPLDNLLKNNKLDA